One stretch of Periplaneta americana isolate PAMFEO1 chromosome 1, P.americana_PAMFEO1_priV1, whole genome shotgun sequence DNA includes these proteins:
- the LOC138703072 gene encoding zinc finger protein 830 translates to MAGSYAAGKKKLTQNDLRRIMNEQKRKFSESVKKIDSPLAKYTDSGQLLCILCESIVRSETIWNIHINSKKHRENITNVKRKKEEAVQFVRPPLPTALPVKRPAQTEVPLPPKKLKGILKNAPPAKVPDDFFDSGNHVAIKEISQHEIVEPEDTKNTNTDSDDSAPSPPSQIPKTVVSSQEETLPEGFFDDPLLDAKARNVEYKDPIEEEWEKFQKEMKEENTVSAQIIAEDQEEATAERQIDEIDEQMRNWSRVLDLELKKEAVVKAVGDKSTAGDVDDDASSADEIEFDEYLDWRAKKSYK, encoded by the exons ATGGCAGGTTCATATGCAGCGGGAAAGAAGAAGCTAACTCAGAATGACTTGCGGCGAATTATGAATGAACAGAAACGTAAATTTTCAGAATCAGTGAAGAAAATAGATTCACCTCTAGCGAA GTACACTGATAGCGGACAACTGCTCTGCATTTTATGTGAGTCAATAGTACGTAGTGAGACAATATGGAACATTCATATTAATAGCAAGAAACATCgtgaaaatattacaaatgtaaaaaggaagaaagaagaagcaGTGCAATTTGTTCGTCCACCTTTACCTACAGCACTGCCTGTTAAAAGGCCAGCACAGACTGAAGTTCCTTTACCTCCAAAAAAACTTAAAG GAATTCTAAAGAATGCTCCGCCTGCTAAAGTGCCAGATGACTTCTTTGATTCGGGTAATCACGTGGCAATAAAAGAAATTAGTCAACACGAGATTGTCGAACCTGAAGATACAAAAAACACGAACACAGACAGTGATGATTCTGCACCTTCTCCACCATCACAAATACCTAAAACTGTTGTCTCCAGTCAAGAGGAGACACTGCCTGAAGGCTTCTTTGACGACCCTTTACTGGATGCCAAG GCTCGCAATGTTGAGTATAAAGATCCAATTGAAGAGGAATGGGAGAAATTCCAAaaggaaatgaaggaagaaaatacagtctctgcaCAAATCATTGCTGAGGATCAGGAGGAAGCAACAGCAGAGCGGCAAATTGACGAGATTGATGAGCAGATGCGGAATTGGTCCAG GGTGCTGGATCTGGAGCTTAAGAAGGAGGCAGTGGTGAAAGCTGTAGGAGACAAGAGCACAGctggtgatgttgatgatgatgccTCCAGTGCAGATGAAATTGAGTTTGATGAATATCTGGACTGGAGAGCCAAGAAGTCATACAAATGA